The following are encoded together in the Kribbella sp. CA-293567 genome:
- a CDS encoding ABC transporter ATP-binding protein, with the protein MPSLTATPDRELLVVPTTPAAVRVEQLTRVYAAGGQPVTALDGVQATFDRGTFTAVMGPSGSGKSTLLQTAAGLDRPSSGRVWIGDTELSGLSETKLTELRRTKVGFVFQAFNLIGALTVEENITLPLRLSGARPDRRWLAEVVERVDLGSRLRHRPAQLSGGQQQRVAIARALAMRPDVIFCDEPTGALDTQTAAEVLGLLRSTVDEHGQTVIMVTHDPVAASYADRVVVLADGRIVADLPQPGADRIAEQLASLGRRPRLSREG; encoded by the coding sequence ATGCCTTCACTCACCGCGACACCGGACCGCGAACTGCTCGTCGTCCCCACCACCCCAGCCGCCGTACGGGTCGAGCAGCTCACCCGGGTCTACGCCGCCGGCGGCCAGCCGGTGACCGCGCTGGACGGCGTCCAGGCCACCTTCGACCGAGGCACCTTCACTGCCGTGATGGGACCGTCGGGCTCCGGCAAGAGCACCCTGCTGCAGACCGCCGCGGGGCTCGATCGCCCCAGCTCCGGCCGGGTCTGGATCGGCGACACGGAGCTGTCCGGGCTGTCGGAGACCAAGCTCACCGAGCTCCGCCGGACCAAGGTCGGGTTCGTCTTCCAGGCCTTCAACCTGATCGGCGCGCTGACGGTCGAGGAGAACATCACCCTGCCGCTGAGGCTGTCCGGTGCGCGCCCCGACCGTCGCTGGCTGGCCGAGGTGGTCGAGCGGGTCGATCTCGGTTCGCGCCTGCGGCATCGGCCGGCCCAGCTGTCCGGGGGCCAGCAGCAACGAGTCGCGATCGCGCGAGCGCTGGCGATGCGTCCCGACGTCATCTTCTGCGACGAGCCGACCGGCGCGCTCGACACCCAGACCGCGGCCGAGGTCCTCGGCCTGTTGCGATCGACGGTCGACGAGCACGGCCAGACGGTCATCATGGTCACCCACGATCCGGTGGCCGCGTCGTACGCCGATCGCGTCGTGGTGCTCGCCGACGGCCGGATCGTCGCCGACCTGCCGCAGCCCGGCGCCGACCGGATCGCCGAGCAGTTGGCCTCCCTCGGTCGCCGCCCGCGGCTGAGCCGGGAGGGCTGA
- a CDS encoding response regulator transcription factor produces the protein MRIVIAEDDALLREGLALLLRAEGLDVVATTDSPESFLIAVDEHEPDVAIVDVRMPPTHTDEGIVAAVEARRRHPRLAVLVLSAYVEQAFATELLAGGAVGLGYLLKERVGRVDEFLTALHRVADGGTAVDPEVVGQLLARRRPDSTLERLSPRERDVLALMAEGLGNTVIAERMFVTEGAVHKHIRNIFAKLDLAPDDSADRRVTAVLRYLDGSQRR, from the coding sequence ATGCGGATCGTGATCGCCGAGGACGACGCCCTGTTGCGGGAGGGGCTGGCGCTGTTGCTGCGCGCCGAAGGGCTGGACGTGGTCGCAACGACCGATTCGCCGGAGTCCTTCCTGATCGCTGTCGACGAACACGAGCCTGACGTGGCCATCGTCGACGTCCGGATGCCGCCCACCCACACCGACGAAGGGATCGTGGCAGCGGTGGAGGCGCGGCGCAGGCATCCGCGGTTGGCGGTGCTGGTGCTGTCCGCCTACGTCGAGCAGGCTTTCGCGACCGAGCTGCTGGCCGGGGGAGCAGTGGGGCTGGGCTACCTGCTGAAGGAGCGGGTGGGCCGGGTCGACGAGTTCCTCACCGCACTGCATCGGGTCGCGGACGGTGGGACGGCGGTCGACCCCGAGGTCGTCGGCCAGTTGCTGGCGCGACGCCGTCCGGACAGCACGCTGGAACGGCTGAGCCCGCGCGAACGCGATGTCCTCGCCCTGATGGCCGAAGGGCTCGGCAACACCGTCATCGCCGAGCGGATGTTCGTCACCGAAGGCGCCGTGCACAAGCACATCCGCAACATCTTCGCCAAGCTCGACTTGGCGCCCGACGACAGCGCCGACCGCCGCGTGACCGCCGTACTGCGCTACCTGGACGGCAGCCAGCGCCGGTGA
- a CDS encoding ABC transporter permease translates to MTNLAFSMLRRRPGSVVATLLALAVGVMILTTMGMLVESGLRYRPETQRYAAAAIVVADRDITFTGKEFGGDPYKTTVTLPDGGTVPAELVDQIRQVPGVVAAVPDHSIPVQAQAFGAALGRGWSSAALTPYRLTGGTQPSKAGDIVLDRRLAGTALRVGQSVELTIAGTAHRFRVSGFAEQTTGNGQPAAAFFTDSQAAAFAPHPGRVDAIGVITAPDADQPAVAAAVGRLAEPASAKAYTGDDRAKAEESGAAGQASDLLIQVGAAFGGYIVLLIICVVAGTVGLSVRHRRRDLALLRAIGAKPGQVRRMLMAEAALTGAAAAVMGVPAGLLTTRWAVGELTSRGFVPAGFPMANGALAALAAVIVTTVFAVLATLIAARRITAIRPTEALGESAVESAGNSKIRLGFGLVTLVGALSSSVATVSLGGQTALAAAIGMLYLFVIAVGLLAPWINRFAARLLAPVLQRFWGTSGFLATANLKANAQGMATVLTALVLSVGFGGSVWFLQDNLERATLDQSRDGMLAQHVLTAPAGLPADAVGELRGVPGVEAVTGVRRTSVIVRIMDGAEVVSARAIDPGDAASTMDLKVENGNLSDLRGDSIAVSGLRASSQGWKVGEQAEVWLGDGTAKKLRVAAIYQRGLGFGDVILSRETVGAGLDEVLIRTAPGADADAALAKVAARYPSSTLLAAGDVTGALATDLALSAWLNKLLIGVMVGYAALAAANTMVMAALARRRELALLRLSGVTRRQVKRMIHAEQAGLLGVALAIGATIAAVTLVAVVATLTGDPVPYIPPLGWAAVLGGASLLAMTTTILPISKLLRTPPIENLATKE, encoded by the coding sequence ATGACGAACCTTGCCTTCAGCATGCTTCGCCGACGCCCAGGAAGCGTCGTCGCGACTCTGCTCGCCCTTGCGGTGGGCGTGATGATCCTGACCACGATGGGAATGCTGGTCGAGTCGGGTCTTCGGTACCGGCCCGAGACCCAGCGGTACGCCGCTGCCGCCATTGTGGTCGCCGATCGCGACATCACCTTCACCGGCAAGGAGTTCGGCGGCGATCCGTACAAGACGACGGTGACCTTGCCCGACGGCGGCACGGTGCCGGCTGAGCTGGTCGACCAGATCCGGCAGGTACCAGGAGTGGTGGCTGCCGTCCCCGATCACTCCATTCCGGTCCAGGCGCAGGCATTCGGCGCGGCACTCGGCCGCGGCTGGAGCAGCGCCGCGCTCACGCCGTACCGGCTGACTGGTGGGACGCAACCGAGCAAGGCCGGCGACATCGTCCTCGACCGGCGGCTGGCCGGTACGGCGTTGCGCGTGGGCCAGTCGGTTGAGCTGACGATCGCCGGTACCGCGCATCGCTTTCGCGTCAGCGGCTTCGCCGAGCAGACGACCGGCAACGGCCAGCCGGCCGCGGCGTTCTTCACCGACTCCCAGGCCGCGGCGTTCGCGCCGCACCCCGGCCGCGTGGACGCCATCGGCGTCATCACGGCCCCCGATGCTGATCAGCCCGCCGTCGCGGCCGCGGTCGGCCGGCTCGCGGAGCCTGCTTCGGCCAAGGCTTACACCGGGGACGATCGGGCGAAAGCCGAAGAGTCCGGCGCCGCTGGTCAAGCGAGTGATCTTCTGATTCAGGTTGGTGCGGCCTTCGGTGGCTACATCGTCCTGCTGATCATCTGCGTGGTGGCCGGCACGGTCGGCCTGTCCGTCCGGCACCGTCGCCGCGATCTCGCACTGCTGCGGGCGATCGGCGCCAAGCCAGGTCAGGTACGCCGGATGCTGATGGCTGAGGCGGCGTTGACGGGTGCCGCCGCCGCGGTGATGGGAGTGCCGGCCGGTCTCCTCACGACGCGCTGGGCAGTCGGCGAACTGACCAGCCGGGGTTTCGTTCCCGCTGGTTTCCCCATGGCCAACGGCGCTCTGGCCGCGTTGGCAGCGGTGATCGTCACCACGGTCTTCGCGGTGCTCGCGACCCTGATCGCTGCTCGGCGGATCACCGCCATCCGGCCCACCGAGGCGCTCGGCGAATCGGCTGTCGAGTCGGCCGGCAACAGCAAGATCCGCCTCGGGTTCGGTCTGGTGACGCTGGTGGGTGCGCTGTCTTCGAGCGTGGCCACTGTCAGCCTGGGCGGCCAGACAGCGCTGGCGGCCGCGATCGGCATGCTGTACCTGTTCGTCATCGCGGTCGGCCTGCTCGCGCCGTGGATCAACAGGTTCGCTGCCCGGTTGCTGGCGCCTGTCCTGCAGCGTTTCTGGGGCACCAGCGGGTTTCTCGCGACCGCCAACCTGAAGGCGAACGCGCAGGGGATGGCGACCGTGCTCACCGCGTTGGTCCTGTCGGTCGGCTTCGGTGGTTCGGTGTGGTTCCTGCAGGACAACCTGGAGCGGGCGACCCTCGACCAGAGCCGCGACGGGATGCTCGCGCAACACGTGCTGACCGCCCCGGCAGGTCTGCCCGCTGACGCTGTCGGCGAACTGCGCGGTGTGCCGGGGGTCGAGGCGGTCACCGGCGTACGGCGTACCTCGGTGATCGTCAGGATCATGGACGGCGCCGAAGTCGTCAGTGCCCGCGCGATCGACCCCGGCGACGCCGCGTCGACGATGGACCTGAAGGTCGAGAACGGCAACCTGAGCGACCTCCGCGGCGACAGCATCGCGGTCTCGGGGCTGCGGGCGTCTTCCCAGGGCTGGAAGGTGGGGGAGCAGGCGGAGGTCTGGCTTGGCGACGGTACCGCGAAGAAGTTGCGGGTGGCCGCGATCTACCAGCGGGGCCTCGGATTCGGCGACGTGATCCTCAGCCGGGAGACCGTCGGTGCGGGCCTCGACGAGGTGCTGATCCGCACTGCCCCCGGCGCGGACGCCGATGCAGCGCTGGCCAAGGTCGCGGCCCGCTACCCCAGCAGCACGCTGCTGGCGGCCGGCGATGTCACCGGCGCACTGGCCACCGACCTTGCCCTCAGCGCCTGGTTGAACAAACTGCTGATCGGCGTCATGGTCGGCTACGCCGCCCTGGCTGCTGCCAACACGATGGTGATGGCCGCGCTGGCCCGGCGCCGGGAACTGGCCTTGCTGCGGCTGAGCGGCGTGACCCGTCGTCAGGTCAAGCGGATGATCCACGCAGAGCAAGCCGGCCTGCTCGGCGTCGCCCTGGCGATCGGCGCGACCATCGCCGCAGTCACCTTGGTGGCCGTGGTAGCCACCCTGACCGGCGATCCGGTTCCGTACATCCCGCCGCTCGGCTGGGCAGCGGTACTGGGCGGAGCCAGCCTGCTCGCGATGACCACCACGATCCTTCCGATCAGCAAACTTCTCCGCACCCCACCGATCGAAAACCTTGCCACCAAGGAGTAG